A DNA window from Microcystis aeruginosa NIES-843 contains the following coding sequences:
- the pdxH gene encoding pyridoxamine 5'-phosphate oxidase, giving the protein MDISIADLRLDYNLEELLESETSADPFIVFKQWLERAVSSGRLEPNAMTLATISPEGKPRARMVLLKDFDPRGFVLFTNYHSAKGQELIANPNAALVFWWGELQRQIRIEGTVEKISEEESDNYFFVRPWESRLGAWASNQSEVISGRDILEKRLTELKEEYAGREVPRPPHWGGFRLIPSLIEFWQGRPSRLHDRLCYYRQEDGSWQRQRLAP; this is encoded by the coding sequence ATGGACATATCGATCGCTGACCTGCGCTTGGACTACAATCTCGAAGAATTGCTAGAGTCAGAAACATCTGCCGATCCTTTCATTGTATTTAAACAATGGCTAGAACGGGCGGTATCTTCGGGAAGATTGGAACCCAACGCTATGACTTTAGCCACTATTTCCCCGGAGGGTAAACCCCGGGCCCGCATGGTACTGTTAAAAGACTTCGATCCTCGCGGTTTTGTTCTCTTTACCAACTACCACAGCGCCAAAGGACAGGAATTAATCGCTAATCCCAATGCGGCCCTAGTGTTTTGGTGGGGAGAATTGCAACGGCAAATTAGGATCGAGGGAACTGTAGAAAAAATCAGCGAGGAGGAATCGGATAATTACTTTTTTGTCCGTCCCTGGGAATCCCGTTTAGGGGCCTGGGCCTCCAATCAAAGTGAAGTGATTTCTGGGCGAGATATCCTCGAAAAACGCCTGACAGAACTAAAAGAAGAATATGCGGGTCGTGAAGTTCCCCGTCCTCCTCATTGGGGCGGTTTTCGCCTAATTCCTAGTTTAATCGAGTTCTGGCAAGGTCGCCCCAGTCGTCTCCACGATCGTCTCTGTTATTATCGTCAAGAAGATGGCAGTTGGCAAAGGCAACGTTTAGCCCCTTAG
- a CDS encoding segregation/condensation protein A, which translates to MTITSASDAIASLLEMAEQGEIDPWDVQVIDVIDRFLAELGLLNDLDLAMAQANLPQSGQAFLWASMLVLFKADTLERLSLDQQEESLIDEEISELERELRTLPRYLENHIRRRTAAPPPRKRRVTLQELITQLQQIALEIEALPKLPVVVPKPRPQSRREAVQIITELAHQENLTELAAELDFFLQRKFFQLEKKEIEFEYLLDLWQAEKPSSHSATQEKVAIFWALLLLASQSKVELKQEDFYQDLSISLIRVC; encoded by the coding sequence ATGACTATCACCTCGGCCAGTGACGCGATCGCATCTCTTTTAGAAATGGCGGAACAGGGAGAAATTGACCCCTGGGATGTGCAGGTTATTGATGTGATCGATCGCTTTTTGGCAGAATTGGGGTTATTAAATGATCTAGATTTAGCCATGGCCCAAGCTAATTTACCCCAATCGGGACAGGCTTTTTTATGGGCTTCCATGTTAGTTTTATTTAAGGCTGATACCCTAGAAAGATTGTCTTTAGACCAGCAAGAAGAAAGTCTGATTGATGAGGAAATTAGCGAGTTAGAACGGGAATTAAGAACTTTACCCCGTTATCTAGAAAATCATATTCGCCGTCGTACTGCTGCCCCACCACCGCGAAAAAGACGGGTAACTTTGCAGGAGTTAATCACTCAATTACAACAGATTGCCCTAGAGATTGAAGCTTTACCGAAACTGCCTGTAGTTGTCCCGAAACCCCGGCCTCAATCCCGACGGGAAGCGGTACAAATTATCACGGAATTGGCCCACCAAGAAAACCTGACGGAATTGGCAGCGGAACTGGACTTTTTTTTGCAGAGAAAGTTTTTTCAATTGGAGAAAAAGGAGATAGAGTTTGAGTATTTATTAGATTTATGGCAAGCAGAAAAGCCCTCTAGTCACTCGGCAACACAGGAAAAGGTGGCGATTTTTTGGGCTTTACTTTTACTGGCTTCTCAATCAAAAGTGGAATTAAAACAAGAGGATTTTTATCAGGATTTGAGTATTTCTTTAATTAGGGTTTGCTGA
- a CDS encoding hemolysin family protein, which yields MFSATTEILVIFFLILLNGVFALSEIAIVSARKVRLEQLARDDRRAAVALKLANDPNQILSTVQIGITLVGIFAGAYGGANLSVSVAQLLAQVPVLAPYSQALGLGLVVLIITYLSLVVGELVPKRLGLSNPEKIAILVADPLNRLSKIVSPIVHLLSQSTNLILGLLGINTNNNDSPITEEELKIMLKQGTAAGTFEEAEQDMVERVLGLGDRRVSQIMTTRPDIIWLDLEDSAEINRQKLIESNHNRFPVCQGSLDEVLGVIEVTDLLADCLTGESFDLTKDLQQPLFVPESTRGLKVLELVQQSGHHIALVVDEYGVIQGLVTRKDILEAIVGDLPQLDNIEDAQIVQREDGSWLIDGTVAIEDFKELFEISELPGEKQGNYHTLGGFIITHLGRIPGAADHFEWQRLRLEVVDMDGNRVDKVLVTLLLDDL from the coding sequence ATGTTCTCGGCGACTACCGAAATTCTTGTTATCTTCTTCCTGATCCTCCTCAATGGAGTCTTTGCTCTCTCGGAAATTGCCATTGTCTCGGCCCGCAAAGTCCGTTTAGAACAATTAGCCAGAGATGATCGAAGGGCGGCGGTGGCCTTAAAATTGGCCAATGATCCCAATCAAATTTTATCGACGGTGCAGATTGGCATTACCCTAGTGGGTATCTTTGCCGGGGCCTACGGAGGAGCTAATTTATCGGTCAGTGTGGCGCAATTATTGGCCCAAGTTCCTGTTTTAGCCCCCTACAGTCAAGCTTTGGGATTAGGATTAGTGGTGTTAATTATTACCTATCTATCCCTAGTGGTGGGGGAATTAGTGCCGAAACGGTTAGGTTTAAGTAATCCTGAAAAAATCGCTATCCTCGTTGCTGATCCTCTGAATAGGTTATCAAAAATTGTTTCGCCCATTGTCCATCTTTTGAGTCAATCGACTAATCTGATTCTCGGTTTGTTGGGGATTAATACTAATAACAATGATTCCCCAATTACGGAAGAAGAATTGAAAATTATGCTTAAACAGGGAACCGCAGCGGGAACCTTTGAGGAAGCAGAACAGGATATGGTGGAAAGGGTGTTAGGATTGGGCGATCGCCGAGTAAGCCAGATTATGACCACGCGCCCAGATATTATTTGGCTAGATTTGGAAGATAGTGCCGAAATTAACCGCCAGAAGCTAATTGAGAGCAATCATAACCGTTTTCCTGTGTGTCAGGGCAGTTTAGATGAGGTTTTGGGGGTAATCGAAGTCACAGACTTATTGGCAGATTGTTTAACCGGTGAAAGTTTCGACCTGACGAAGGATTTACAACAGCCGCTTTTTGTGCCGGAAAGCACTAGGGGTTTAAAGGTTTTAGAATTGGTGCAGCAAAGTGGTCATCATATTGCCTTGGTAGTGGATGAGTACGGGGTAATTCAAGGATTGGTGACGCGCAAGGATATTTTAGAGGCAATTGTCGGCGATTTACCCCAATTAGATAACATTGAAGATGCTCAGATCGTGCAGCGGGAAGATGGTTCTTGGTTGATCGATGGTACAGTGGCGATCGAAGATTTTAAAGAGTTATTTGAAATCAGTGAATTACCGGGGGAAAAACAGGGCAATTATCACACTTTAGGTGGTTTTATTATTACCCATCTTGGCAGGATTCCGGGGGCTGCCGATCATTTTGAATGGCAAAGGTTGCGCTTGGAAGTGGTGGATATGGACGGTAATCGTGTCGATAAGGTGTTAGTCACGCTATTGTTAGATGATTTGTAA
- a CDS encoding Rpn family recombination-promoting nuclease/putative transposase has product MKTDTIFYQLLQTFPGLIFELLGESTQKAENYQFSSREIKELARRFDGIFLPTTAAPELMIYFVEVQFQDKSDFYWRFLTEIVIYLNQYKPVQDWIAVALFASRDLDNNFPYQLRGFEITGQIRPIYLDELIDSPAPSLGLGIIQLIVATPQLAQQRGKPLLEKAIAEIDDLVFQQKVVELIERTLAYKFTNLSRAELEAMFGLDDLRQTRLYQEAKQEGREEGREEGREEAKTEAIAGLLALGLSIEQIATALQLELTKVQETAAKLSPPN; this is encoded by the coding sequence GTGAAGACCGATACAATTTTTTATCAACTCTTGCAAACCTTTCCGGGGTTAATTTTTGAATTACTGGGAGAATCAACCCAGAAAGCTGAAAATTATCAATTTTCCTCCCGAGAAATCAAAGAATTAGCGCGTCGTTTTGACGGTATTTTTTTACCGACCACAGCAGCACCGGAACTAATGATTTACTTTGTTGAAGTGCAATTTCAGGATAAAAGTGATTTTTATTGGCGATTTTTAACAGAAATTGTCATCTATCTCAATCAGTATAAACCCGTTCAGGATTGGATAGCTGTAGCTTTATTTGCCTCCAGGGATCTGGATAATAACTTTCCCTATCAACTGCGGGGATTTGAGATAACGGGACAGATCAGACCTATTTATTTAGATGAATTAATCGATAGTCCGGCTCCGTCTCTGGGTTTAGGAATTATTCAGTTAATTGTCGCTACACCCCAATTAGCACAGCAACGAGGAAAACCACTTTTAGAAAAAGCGATCGCTGAAATTGATGATCTAGTTTTCCAGCAAAAAGTTGTAGAATTAATTGAAAGAACCTTAGCCTATAAATTTACTAATCTTAGTCGTGCGGAGTTAGAAGCTATGTTCGGATTAGATGATCTCAGACAGACTCGACTTTATCAAGAAGCTAAACAAGAAGGTCGTGAAGAAGGTCGTGAAGAAGGTCGTGAAGAAGCTAAAACTGAAGCGATCGCTGGTTTACTAGCTTTAGGTTTAAGTATAGAACAGATTGCCACTGCTTTGCAATTAGAACTTACCAAAGTACAAGAGACAGCGGCCAAATTATCCCCCCCAAATTAG
- a CDS encoding proton extrusion protein PcxA — translation MNLNRILQGVNQWLLQTPERSLDEAYHAALKIKEIEDKHFQGRKVANEFSNYGSSTNSYFIAEVKGYLQKIKVRLTEFKASRSIVNTFGPNQPTINNGVITVTTDVCLKKLQFIDSIIGKYQDNYWQEDIQDVPKSIQNRNFEQETAKNKTSRNRSFLAAGSIEDEEIIKSNKSQKATEKPGVLPRSFVNTFNRIKQEIDPQAEESEEAVLKKFRNSRYKTAISLKFILLLIIVPLLTQQLTKTFLITPLVNKYFQQQEQFIFINQDLEEEAFSELRRFEEALHFRGMIGLAPKLSNEEIEGEITKKAAVLSEEFRQRGLNAIANIFADICSLIAFGFVVAFSRREIEIVKSFLDGILYNLSDSAKAFLIILFTDIFVGFHSPHGWEVILEGLSRHFGLPENRQFNFLFIATFPVILDTVLKYWIFRYLNRISPSAVATYRNMNE, via the coding sequence ATGAATCTTAATCGGATTTTGCAAGGTGTTAATCAATGGTTATTACAAACTCCTGAACGTTCTTTAGATGAGGCTTATCATGCAGCTTTGAAGATTAAGGAGATAGAAGACAAGCATTTTCAAGGGCGAAAAGTGGCGAATGAATTCTCGAATTATGGCAGCAGCACTAATTCCTATTTTATCGCAGAAGTTAAAGGTTATCTGCAAAAAATTAAAGTCAGATTGACGGAGTTTAAAGCTAGTCGATCAATCGTTAATACTTTCGGACCTAATCAACCGACAATTAATAATGGGGTGATTACTGTCACCACAGATGTTTGTCTGAAAAAACTTCAGTTTATCGATAGTATTATCGGAAAATATCAAGATAATTATTGGCAAGAAGATATTCAAGATGTTCCCAAAAGTATCCAGAACAGAAATTTTGAGCAGGAAACAGCCAAAAATAAGACTTCTAGAAATCGCTCTTTTTTAGCAGCGGGTAGTATTGAAGATGAGGAAATAATCAAAAGTAATAAATCCCAAAAAGCTACGGAAAAACCGGGGGTTTTACCCCGTTCTTTTGTCAATACTTTTAATCGCATTAAACAGGAAATTGATCCCCAAGCGGAGGAATCGGAGGAGGCAGTTTTAAAGAAATTTCGCAATTCTCGTTATAAAACAGCCATTTCCCTCAAGTTTATTTTACTGTTAATTATTGTTCCTTTGTTGACCCAGCAATTAACCAAAACTTTCCTGATTACCCCCTTGGTTAATAAATATTTCCAACAACAGGAACAGTTTATTTTTATCAATCAGGATTTAGAAGAAGAAGCTTTTTCGGAATTGAGAAGATTTGAGGAAGCTTTACATTTTCGAGGTATGATTGGTTTAGCACCCAAATTATCTAACGAAGAAATCGAGGGAGAAATTACCAAAAAAGCCGCGGTACTAAGTGAAGAATTTCGCCAACGAGGTTTAAATGCGATCGCTAATATTTTCGCCGATATTTGTTCCCTGATTGCCTTTGGTTTTGTTGTCGCTTTTAGTCGTCGGGAAATCGAGATTGTCAAGTCTTTTCTGGATGGCATTCTCTATAATCTTAGCGATTCAGCTAAAGCTTTTTTAATTATTCTCTTTACCGATATATTTGTCGGTTTCCACTCTCCCCACGGTTGGGAAGTGATCCTAGAAGGATTAAGTCGTCATTTCGGTTTACCGGAAAATCGCCAGTTTAATTTTCTCTTTATCGCCACTTTTCCCGTTATCTTGGATACAGTCTTAAAATATTGGATTTTCCGTTATCTCAATCGCATTTCTCCCTCGGCAGTGGCTACCTATCGTAATATGAATGAATAG
- a CDS encoding DNA adenine methylase translates to MYSCNSLLVVNEKNVIVPTIKCQGIKTKLVSSIKSLADQQNCDHWIEPFCGSGVVAFNSQPQKALY, encoded by the coding sequence GTGTATTCATGTAATTCTCTATTAGTTGTTAATGAAAAAAACGTCATTGTTCCCACGATTAAATGTCAAGGTATCAAAACTAAACTGGTATCATCAATCAAAAGTTTAGCGGATCAGCAAAACTGCGATCACTGGATAGAACCCTTTTGTGGTTCGGGGGTGGTAGCTTTTAATTCACAACCCCAAAAGGCCTTATACTAA
- a CDS encoding helix-turn-helix domain-containing protein, with translation MTLALDDNTYNQLLTKFQPKIIENEEEYEQARHLLINLISKQDRLPEETAMVKLMATIIKDFDARQPQPEPASPQEVLLHLMSANNMKQADLVGKIGSKGVVSEIVNGKRSISKAQGKILGEIFKVSPSVFM, from the coding sequence ATGACCCTAGCACTTGATGACAATACTTATAATCAACTGTTGACTAAATTTCAACCCAAGATTATTGAAAATGAGGAAGAATATGAGCAAGCGCGTCATCTTCTGATTAATCTAATTAGTAAACAGGATCGACTACCAGAAGAAACCGCAATGGTTAAATTAATGGCGACAATTATTAAGGATTTTGATGCCAGACAACCTCAACCCGAACCAGCTTCACCGCAGGAAGTATTATTACACTTAATGTCAGCTAACAACATGAAACAAGCTGATTTAGTTGGTAAAATTGGTTCTAAGGGTGTGGTTTCTGAGATTGTTAATGGCAAGCGATCGATTAGTAAAGCTCAAGGGAAAATTTTAGGAGAGATTTTCAAGGTTTCCCCCAGTGTATTCATGTAA
- the hypB gene encoding hydrogenase nickel incorporation protein HypB yields MCVTCGCSDNSEVTLTNPQTGTHEHILADGTVISHSHHDHEHEHPHHPAEIHAQIHGSILQVEQNLLAKNNLLAAQNRGWLKGRKTVALNLVSSPGSGKTTLLTRTIADLKTAIPISVIEGDQATANDAQKISETGCQVIQINTGTGCHLEASMVERGLIELDPPMNSLVMIENVGNLVCPALFDLGENAKVVILSVTEGEDKPIKYPYMFHASQVMILTKIDLLPYVNFNLDRCLDYAYQVNPNLKVFQVSATTGEGLDAWYSWLKSLV; encoded by the coding sequence ATGTGTGTAACCTGTGGTTGTTCTGATAACTCGGAAGTGACGCTAACTAATCCGCAAACGGGAACCCATGAACATATTTTAGCCGATGGTACTGTTATTAGTCATAGCCATCACGATCACGAGCATGAGCATCCCCATCATCCCGCGGAAATTCACGCTCAAATTCATGGTAGCATTCTCCAAGTTGAGCAAAATCTGCTGGCAAAAAATAATCTGTTAGCGGCACAAAATCGCGGTTGGTTGAAGGGGAGAAAAACTGTTGCCCTTAATCTGGTTTCTTCCCCCGGTTCGGGAAAAACTACCCTGTTAACTCGCACAATTGCCGATTTAAAAACCGCTATTCCTATCAGTGTCATTGAGGGAGATCAAGCAACAGCTAATGATGCCCAAAAAATTAGTGAAACCGGTTGTCAGGTTATCCAAATTAACACCGGAACAGGTTGTCATTTAGAAGCATCAATGGTAGAGAGAGGATTAATCGAACTCGATCCACCGATGAATTCTTTAGTCATGATCGAAAATGTCGGTAATCTAGTTTGTCCTGCTTTATTTGATTTGGGAGAAAATGCCAAAGTCGTCATTCTTTCCGTCACCGAAGGGGAAGATAAACCGATTAAATATCCCTATATGTTCCACGCTTCTCAAGTCATGATCTTGACAAAAATAGACCTACTACCCTACGTTAATTTTAACCTCGATCGCTGTTTAGATTATGCCTATCAAGTTAATCCCAATCTGAAAGTTTTTCAAGTTTCCGCTACCACAGGAGAAGGTTTAGATGCTTGGTACAGTTGGTTAAAATCGCTGGTTTAA
- a CDS encoding hydrogenase maturation nickel metallochaperone HypA, with amino-acid sequence MHELGITQNIIELALEHSRGMKVRRVVLEIGKLTAIMPESIAFCFDTCCQGTNVEGAMLEILEISGLGQCQDCGNELELEYPYGICDRCGSRNIVILQGQELNLKSLETESLCV; translated from the coding sequence ATGCACGAACTAGGAATCACCCAAAATATTATCGAACTTGCTTTAGAACACTCGCGAGGAATGAAAGTTAGGCGCGTGGTGTTAGAGATTGGTAAACTAACGGCAATTATGCCAGAATCGATCGCTTTTTGTTTTGATACCTGTTGTCAAGGTACTAATGTAGAGGGGGCAATGTTAGAGATTCTGGAAATTTCTGGTTTAGGACAGTGCCAAGATTGCGGAAATGAGCTAGAACTAGAATATCCCTACGGAATCTGCGATCGATGTGGTAGTCGCAATATAGTCATTTTACAGGGTCAAGAATTAAATCTCAAATCGTTGGAGACAGAATCCTTATGTGTGTAA
- the hypE gene encoding hydrogenase expression/formation protein HypE, whose translation MTSTPSASLKLKKTKITDTNITLSHGSGGRAMRDLINEIFVSNFDNNLLAPLEDQARFEIKDLAKIGERLAFTTDSYVVSPLFFPGGDIGSLAVNGTVNDLAVGGAIPLYLSCSFILEEGLSIDILKTIVTSMKIAAEKAAVKIVTGDTKVVLKGQGDQIFINTSGVGVIPAGINSGANNLQVGDRILINGFLGDHGAAILIARGELDLQCTIESDCQALNSLISAILAVCPQVKAMRDATRGGLATVLNEFAQSSGVGIQVQETAIPIREEVRGMCELLGLEPLYLANEGKLVLVVPPEAENRVLAVMRSHPDGKNAASIGEVVASPPNLVYLKTPFGTNRILDMLVGEQLPRIC comes from the coding sequence ATGACTAGCACTCCTTCAGCTTCTTTAAAATTAAAAAAAACAAAAATTACCGACACAAATATCACTCTCTCCCATGGCAGCGGTGGCAGAGCAATGCGGGATTTAATTAACGAGATATTCGTTAGTAACTTCGATAATAACTTACTGGCACCCCTTGAAGATCAAGCCCGATTTGAGATTAAAGATTTGGCTAAAATAGGCGAGCGCTTGGCATTTACCACCGATTCCTATGTGGTTTCTCCTCTATTCTTTCCGGGGGGTGATATTGGCAGTTTAGCAGTCAATGGAACCGTTAATGATTTGGCTGTCGGTGGGGCAATTCCTCTCTATCTCAGTTGTAGTTTTATCCTCGAAGAAGGTTTATCTATTGACATCCTAAAAACCATCGTTACCAGCATGAAAATAGCCGCCGAAAAAGCAGCGGTAAAAATCGTCACCGGGGATACAAAAGTCGTTCTCAAGGGACAAGGGGATCAAATATTTATTAACACCTCTGGAGTCGGAGTAATTCCGGCCGGAATCAATTCCGGGGCGAATAATTTACAAGTTGGCGATCGCATTTTGATTAACGGTTTTCTGGGGGATCACGGTGCCGCCATTCTGATTGCCAGGGGCGAATTAGACCTACAATGCACAATCGAAAGCGATTGTCAAGCCCTGAATTCTTTAATTTCTGCAATTCTGGCCGTTTGCCCGCAAGTTAAAGCGATGCGGGATGCCACTAGAGGCGGATTAGCCACGGTTTTAAACGAATTTGCCCAAAGTTCAGGGGTGGGAATACAGGTGCAGGAAACGGCGATCCCCATCCGGGAAGAAGTGCGAGGAATGTGCGAATTATTGGGCTTAGAACCGCTTTATCTGGCAAATGAGGGCAAATTAGTCCTTGTCGTGCCTCCGGAGGCGGAAAATCGCGTTTTAGCAGTGATGCGTTCCCATCCTGACGGTAAAAATGCCGCTTCTATCGGGGAAGTCGTCGCTTCTCCCCCCAATTTAGTTTACTTAAAAACCCCTTTCGGCACTAACAGAATTCTCGATATGTTAGTCGGTGAACAATTACCGAGAATATGTTAA
- a CDS encoding Rpn family recombination-promoting nuclease/putative transposase, with product MKTDSIFYDLFQSYPSIFFELINLSPGEAENYRFDSVEIKQLAFRIDGVFLPNITDPSIPIYFCEVQFQDDQNFYGRFFAEIFLYLSKTAFNNDWRGVVIYPHRRVESDQVVRYQDLLTSGRVTRIYLDELDDINQDSLGIATIKLIIAKENQAVATAKQLIERVRTEFTQPQNFLQLIETILIYKLPRLSRREIEAMFSLDELKQTRYFQDVREEGKLEGKLEGKLEGKLESVPRLLALGLTVEQIAQALDLTVEKVREIPETH from the coding sequence ATGAAAACCGACAGTATTTTTTATGATCTTTTTCAATCTTATCCGTCAATTTTCTTTGAATTAATCAACCTTTCCCCCGGAGAAGCCGAGAATTACCGCTTTGATTCCGTCGAAATCAAGCAACTAGCTTTTCGTATTGATGGCGTATTTTTGCCCAATATTACCGATCCTAGCATTCCTATTTATTTCTGCGAGGTGCAATTTCAAGATGATCAGAATTTTTATGGCCGTTTCTTTGCTGAAATCTTCTTATATCTCAGTAAAACTGCTTTTAACAATGATTGGCGCGGGGTGGTCATTTATCCCCATCGTCGGGTAGAATCAGATCAGGTTGTACGTTATCAAGACTTATTGACATCTGGGAGAGTGACGCGAATCTATTTAGATGAACTAGATGATATTAATCAAGATTCCCTCGGTATTGCCACTATAAAATTAATTATTGCTAAAGAAAATCAAGCAGTGGCAACAGCCAAACAACTTATTGAACGAGTGCGAACTGAATTTACCCAACCGCAAAACTTCCTACAATTAATAGAAACGATCCTTATCTATAAATTACCACGTCTAAGTCGCCGGGAGATAGAAGCCATGTTTAGTTTAGATGAACTGAAACAAACCCGTTATTTTCAAGACGTTCGAGAAGAAGGTAAACTGGAAGGTAAACTGGAAGGTAAACTGGAAGGTAAACTGGAATCTGTGCCGCGTTTATTGGCTTTAGGTTTAACGGTAGAACAAATTGCTCAAGCCTTGGACTTAACTGTAGAAAAAGTGCGAGAAATACCAGAAACCCATTAA